One window of the Nitrospirota bacterium genome contains the following:
- the mutM gene encoding bifunctional DNA-formamidopyrimidine glycosylase/DNA-(apurinic or apyrimidinic site) lyase gives MELPEAEVVCRQLQEKLAGRRLNDLHVHTAGFVQNPDRLDLRGLDVRAVRRMGKLGVISLSRNGRGEKRIVALRFGMTGQLRFQSSGETALNHTHVRFVFGASELHFRDARRFGKVVVFGRDRWEEWARSTLGPDPFEVDPGEWAARVRAHRAPIKHILLNQKIISGVGNIYSDEALFEAGIHPLALGHRLPVTALKRLHSSLTEILRRAIASGGSTISDFVDVDGHPGRFQEQHQVYGKFRRPCPKCGRPLQRVREPSRSFTYCEKCQRRRPK, from the coding sequence ATGGAACTCCCCGAAGCGGAAGTCGTTTGCCGACAGCTACAGGAAAAGCTGGCCGGTCGACGACTGAATGATCTCCACGTTCACACCGCCGGTTTCGTTCAGAATCCGGATCGGCTGGACCTGCGAGGGCTGGACGTCCGGGCGGTTCGGCGGATGGGGAAGCTTGGTGTCATTTCGCTTTCAAGAAACGGACGGGGCGAAAAACGGATCGTGGCGCTCCGGTTCGGCATGACGGGGCAGCTTCGTTTTCAATCCAGTGGAGAAACGGCGCTGAATCACACGCACGTTCGCTTCGTTTTCGGCGCATCCGAATTGCATTTTCGGGATGCGCGCCGGTTCGGAAAAGTGGTGGTGTTCGGCCGGGATCGATGGGAGGAGTGGGCGCGTTCCACCCTCGGGCCGGATCCCTTTGAAGTGGACCCCGGCGAATGGGCTGCTCGAGTCCGGGCTCATCGTGCCCCCATTAAGCACATCCTCCTGAATCAGAAGATCATCTCGGGGGTGGGGAATATCTATTCGGACGAGGCCCTGTTCGAGGCCGGAATCCATCCGCTTGCTCTCGGCCATCGCCTGCCCGTCACAGCCTTGAAACGACTGCACTCGTCTCTCACGGAAATCCTTCGTCGCGCCATTGCGTCGGGCGGGTCGACCATCTCAGACTTCGTCGACGTAGACGGCCATCCCGGACGGTTTCAGGAACAGCATCAAGTATATGGAAAATTCAGGCGGCCATGCCCAAAATGCGGGCGGCCGCTCCAACGCGTCCGCGAACCCTCGCGGAGTTTCACGTATTGCGAAAAATGTCAGAGAAGACGTCCGAAGTGA